The sequence below is a genomic window from Pongo abelii isolate AG06213 chromosome 15, NHGRI_mPonAbe1-v2.0_pri, whole genome shotgun sequence.
GAAGCTCCTTCTGTGCTGCAAACCCTGCTGTCTCAGTGTAATTGGTCTGTAATGGCAGAGCGGGCATTCTGCAGCCTCTTCCTTGCCCGGGGCCTGTCGGGAGCCCCCAGCACTGCCTGTACCATCATAAATCCACCCTGGCCCCTTTCCCAGGCTCCAAGCTCAGAGGAGGCAGAGCCTTCATTCTAACCTACAGCATCCCCTCCCTAATCCTCATTTGCCTGCTCCTTCTGAGCTTGGGCCCCATTTTTTGAGACCCTACCAGCCCCCATTCCCACAATCCCCTGTGCCTACACAAATCAACCTCCCCGTGTCCCAACCACTGTCACCCCCAACTTAGACCAGTGCATCCCACAGCTATTCTAGCAACCCACAAACACTCCAGTGTCCCCCACTTCCTGATCTCATAACACCTTGGGCCCTCCAGACACCCCCTGCTCCAGCCTGGCAGTTTGTCAACCCCCTCACCCAGACCCCCAACACCTCATGCCTGTCTTATGCCATGAGTCTGAGGCCCCTGACCCCCATACCTCTTGGGTGCCACCCAGGCCTGTCTGTGTGGGCAGctctcccaccagctcccttcCATCCCCTCATGGGCCCTATCCCGGGTTTCCCTCACCCATGCACACACTGTCTGGCATTCCTGACTCCCACTGTTCCTGGCTCACGGCCTGGCCACCTTGTCTCGCTCATTTGCCATAGCCCCTGCCTGGCCCAGCAAGACAGGCCTAGGTCAGGGCAAGGACAGGTCAGCACCAGTGCTGCTGCCCCACCCCCAAGGACACAAGCCTCCTGCTCAGGACACTTTCTGGGGTCCTGTGCCTCCCCTTCTTCTCCCCCAGGTGACAAGTCCCCACcttttaatactatcacattgaggctgggcatgatggctcacacctgtaatcccggcactttgggaggctgaggtgggtggattacctgggctcaggagttcaagaccagcctgggcaacatggtgagaccccatctctactaaaaatccaaaaaataattagccgggcttggtagcgctcacctgtaatcccagctacgggggaggctgaggcaggagaatcacttggaacccagaaggtagaggtccagtgagccgggattgtgccactgcactccagcctgggcaactgagcaggACTAGacctccaaaaaaattaaaataaaaaagtactatcacattgggtattaggtttgttaaataaaaattattgctgTGGAGGATACATTTGAAGGGAATGAAAAAAAAGTATCGGAGACtattgttttgctctttttttttttttttttgagatagagtcttgctctgtcccccaggctggagtgcagcagtgcgatcttggcatgctgcaacctctgcctcccaggttcaagcaattcttgtgcctcagcctccctagtagctgggattacaggcatgcaccaccatgccccactaaggccattgttttggactaggCTCTCgcactaggccccaacagacAAGACTAAAAACCAAAATGGCGTCACCCGTGCTAAAGTTTCACCCAACCTAAATTGAAGTGTTACCTGGCCTTCTGAGAAATCAGGAGAGAAATAACAGCCAATTTCCCAAACATGCCAATTTTGATCTTCAATTATCATGACAATGAGGTTCCCCTCTGCTTTAATCTGTacacaaaagaattagccagctgggtatggtggcttactcatgtaatcccggcactttgggagcccaaggcaggcagagcactagagaccaggagttggagaccagcctgcccaacatggtgaaaccctgtttctatgaaaaataaaaaaaattagcaggcatggtggtgggggcctgtaatcccagctactcaggagacagaggcaagagaagcgcttgaaccagagaggcagtggttgcagtgagccgagatagtgccgctgcactccagcctgggcaacagagtgagactccagctcaaaaaagaaaaaaaaaaaaaagaaaagaaaaggaaggcctTGTCCtgcacgttggctcacacctgtaatcctagcactttgggaggccaattgttgagcccaggggttcgagaccagcctgtgcaatacagtgagacccccgtctctattaaaaataaaaaataataacaatgaaaaagtaaaaaaaaaattagcctgaagTAACTAAGTAACTAATCAGTTACTTTCTGTTATTCTGTCTCCTTGATGCCCACCTTAcaagaaaaatagttttgaaatgACCAGGAAGCTCTTTGTTCTTTGCTTCTGCTCTTTTCAGCTCTTCTCTGTCTATAAAGGCCAACTTCTGCTCAGCTCATGTGAATACTTACTCTAttttatggaatgaagtgttACCTGATCTTAGAATCGCAATAAAGCcaattaagactttttttttcaattgagatTTTTAACTAAATTAATTGTAATTTTGTCCTTTGATGGGTTCTAACATTTGAATTTAGGGTGGGTAGGGGACACCAACGTTCACACCATAgcaacacttaagatctactgtCTTAggaaatttcaagtatacaatacactATTAACCATAGtcatgaggaaagaaaaaaaaaagcctttttatCTGAGAAGTGCAAGCCCCtttaaattatcaggcccagagaaGCACTTAAAATATGATAGCTGTCACATCTTACTCCTAGTTGAACTAATTATCCCTTGAAACCACTTGCAACGTAGGCTCTAGATTAAGCAATGCCAAGGAGGCATGAAATGCCATATacccaggccgggcatggtggctcacacccgtaatcctgcactttgggaggctgaggcaggccgatcacaaggtcaggagttcgagaccagtttggcaatatggtgaaaccccatctccactaaaaatacaaaaattaggctgagtgaggtggctcacgcctgtaatcccagcactttgggaggctgaaggtcaggagtttggatcatgaggttaggagtttgagaccagcctggccacatggtaaaaccccatctctactaaaaatacaaaaaaaaaaaggtcaggcgcggtggctcacgcctgtaatcccagcactttctgaagctgaggcgggtggatcacgacgtcaggagtttgagaacagcctggccaatatggtgaaacccggtctctactaaaaatacaaaaattagccagacatggtggcccgttcctgtagtcccagctacttgggaggctgaggcagaagaatcgcttgaacccgggaggtggaggttgcagtgagccgagatcacaccactgcactccagcctgggtgacggagcgaaacgccatctaaaaaacaaacaaccaacgaacaaaaattagcagggcctgggggcaggcacctgtaatcccagttatttgggaggctgaggcagaagaatagcttgaacctggaaggcagaggttgcagtgagctaatacCACACCACCactggcaccactgcactccagcctgggtgacaaagcaagactccatcttgaagaaaaaaagaaaaaaaattagccgggcgtagtggtgcatgcctgtaaatcccagccactcaggaaggctgaggcatgagaatcgctagaacccgggaggcggaggttgcagtcagctgggcaacaagagcaaaactcggtctcaaaaagaaaaaaaaaatttttttagaggccaggctcagtggttcatgcctttaatcccagcactttgggaggccaacgcaggtggatcacctgaggtcgggagttggataccagccttgccaacatggtaaaaccccacctctgctaaaaatacaaaaacttagctgggcatggtggcatgcacctgtaggcccagctacttgggaggctgagacacgagaattgcttgaacccaggaggtggaggttgcagtgacccaagttgaaccactgcactccaacctgggccacacagtgagactctgtctgaaaaaaaaaaaagaaaattgttttagggacagagtcttgctctgatgcccagagctggagtgcattggtgtgatcatagctcacctgcagcctcaaatttctgggctcaagccatcttcccatcccagcctccctgagtagctgagactgccaGTATGCActacaacacctggctaattttttatagaggtggagtcttgctctgttgcccaggctggtttcaaacttctggcctcaagcagtcttcccacctgggtctcccaaagtgctggcaaaacattttatgttttagttCCATACTGAAGTCCACGAGTGCTCaattatttgtttgtatttttgtctttgttttatggTGATATTACTACAGAATATTGAGTTTACTCAATTTCCTCCctaatatagaaaaattagatgATTCCCGGCctggtgtaaaaaaaaaaaaacaaaaaaaagtagatgaTTTCTTCAGCCCCACGAACAGCTGCCAGTCATTCTTGGGCATTTTTTCTCTGCATTAGCGTCAGGGTGTCAGACAGACTGTTGATTGAGCCTACTGACAGGAGTATTTGCATACTTGTTTGGAGATTTATCAAAAATAGGGTGTATTTTGACACAGACTTCTTGCTTCCCCCGCTCCCCTTTTGGCaacatccacttttttttttcgagacagagtcttgctctgtcaccctagctggagtgtagtgatgccaTCTTGGTTCAgcaccacctccgcctcctgggttcaagcaatcctcttgccgtAGCTTCCCGGGacattgctgggactacaggcatgggccatcacacccggctaatttttgcatttttagtagagatggggttttgccacattggccaggctggtctcaaactcctggcctcaagtgatctgcctgccttggcctcccaaagtgctaggattacaggaatgagccaccgcacctggcccatccacttgtttttgctttatttcaatACTTATTACTATTCTGATTATCAGTAAAATTTCTGCTAGGAACACAAGTGGATTTACCTTATCTCCCCTGACTTGTTTCCACAGGACCTCCCATTCCCACTTGATTTTGAGGATTGAGGATAAACTGGGGGAGAATTATCTAGCAGCAAAATACTGCTAATGTGcttaaattttttcttgttttccaacACATATTTTATGTCAAACTCTGTGTTCAAATCTAAATACGCCCCAATCTTCTCAAAGTCAGTCTCCAACTTCCAAATTCTTTAATTTGCCCCAAAAATAATCATAACTCCTATTAGAcccatattttatttctctaatttttttttttttttttttttttttttttgagatggagtttcattcttgtcgcccaggctggagggcaatggcgcgatctcggctcactgcaacctatgcctcctgggttcaagtgattctcctgcctcagcctctcgagtagctgggattacaggtgcataccaccacgccggctaatttttgtatttttagtagagacggggtttcaccatgttggccgggcgggtcttgaactcctgacctcaagtgacccgctagcttcagcctcccaaggtgctgggattacaggcgtgagccaccgagcccggcctatCTCTCTAAATTTTCAAAGTGTCCTTTCTTGCCCTACATTTCAAAAAGCCATCAGTACCGTCATGAGAACTTCCTCCATTACACTCATAGTGTCAGGTACCTGCTCAGCATATATTACACTTTTTCGGAGAATTCCTGATTTCATTGCCCCTCCCCCTGCAGCTATGGATTCCAGGAAATGCTAACTCCACCCTGATCCCAGGGGCAATGGTGGCAATCTCCATTTGGTTTAAGCCAATTTCAACATTCCATGACAGGAGAAAATATGTGACTTAGACCTTTCTTAGAAATCTGAATCTTCTCCCTCCTACTCAATATAAGCAAAAAAGGATGAGGCCCCAATTACGCTGACAGCCACCTTATGATGTTATTATGGCagagaagacagaaagcagaggttCCTGGTGTCATCATTTAGCCATTGGATCAATCAAATGTTAAGCCAGACCCACTCTTGATTTTCCATCCaatacatttacttttcttttttgtgtttaatttaattaaaaagttaagaaaaaattaaggaaCAGGGACATGAACCCTGGACCCTCAGATTAAAAGTCTGATGCTGTACCAACTGAGCTATCTGGGtggtttacttattttttttttttaagtcttatattttaaagcagttttagtttcatagcaaaattgagcagaaggtacagagatttcccatatactcccTGTGCCCCCAAAACATGCATAGTTCCCTTACCTccactatcaacatcccccaccagaatgGTACATCGGTTACAATTAACCGTCACTGACATATCATTATCACCCCAAATCTCTAGTTTGctttagggttcactcttggtgtttgTTCTACATCTATAgttttggacaaatgtataatgacatgtgtccaccattacagtatcacatagaatagtttcactgccctaaaaattgtCTGTGTTCCcaccgggcacggcggctcaagcctgtaatccagcactttgggaggccgagacgggcggatcacgaggtcaggagatcgagaccatcctggctaacatggtgaaaccccgtctctactaaatagtacaaaaaattagccgagtgtggtggcgggcgcctgtagtcccagctactcgggaggctgaggcaggagaacagtttgaacccgggaggcagaggttgcagtgagccgagatagtgccactgcactccagcctgggcgacaagggcaaaacttctcaaaaataaataaataaataaaaataaaaaggaaatatacagTCCAaggagtaaaaggaaaaaaagaataaaaaaggaagcatgcctacaagaactagaaaatagcctcagaaGGGCAAGTTGAAGTTACTGGCCTTTAAAAGAATGTAGAGGGGACTGGGGGCGGGGCTgccaagggaggaggaagatGGCGGCGGGAGCGAGGTGAGGTGTTGGCAGTGGAAAGGGGTTCGGGCTCGGGGGGCGGGGGAACGCGGAACGATGGCCCGCGCCGGCCGCAGGGGCGGATAAAAAGCCGTCGCGCCGCGGGAGTGGGTGGGAGGGAAAGGGGTGCCCGAGGGCCATAAGAGTATGACGAGGCTGTACGAGCTGGTGTGGTGGGTGCTGCACGCGCTGCTCTATCTGCACCGCACGCTCACCTCCTGGCTCCGCGTTGGGTTCGGCACCTGGAACTGGATCTGGCGGCGCTGCTGCCGCGCCGCCTCTGCCGCGGTCCTAGCGCCTCTCGGCTTCACGCTCCGCCAGCCCCGGGCAGTTGGCAGGAACCGCCGTCACCACCGGCACCCGCGCGGGGGGTCGTGCCTGGCAGCCGCCCACCACCGGATGCGCTGGCGCGCGGACGGCCGTTCCTTGGAGAAGCTGCCTGTGCATATGGGCCTGGTGATCACCCAGGTGGAGCAGGAACCCAGCTTCTCGGACATCGCGAGCCTCGTGGTGTGGTGTATGGCCGTGGGCATCTCCTACATTAGCGTCTACGACCACCAAggtattttcaaaagaaataattcCAGATTGatggatgaaattttaaaacaacagcaagaaCTTCTGGGCCTAGATTGTTCAAAATACTCACCAGAATTTGCAAATAGTAGTGACAAAGATGATCAAGTTTTAAATTGCCATTTGGCAGTGAAGGTGCTGTCTCCGGAAGATGGAAAAGCAGATATTTTAAGAGCTGCTCAGGACTTTTGCCAGTTAGTAGCCCAGAAGCAAAAGAGACCCACAGATTTGGATGTAGATACGTTAGGCAGTTTACTTAGTTCAAATGGTTGTCCTGATCCTGATTTAGTATTGAAGTTCGGTCCTGTGGACAGCACATTAGGCTTTCTTCCCTGGCACATCAGATTGACTGAGATTGTCTCTTTGCCTTCCCACCTAAACATCAGTTATGAGGACTTTTTCTCTGCCCTTCGTCAATATGCAGCCTGTGAACAGCGTCTGGGAAAGTAGTGGTCATTGGTTGCATAATTTGATTTGAGGCTTGTGGAGGAAAGGACCCAAGTGACTCTGATGTTTACAAAGCACCTATGAAACCCTGCACACACCTAGTTCATAATCCTCATAATTTatcaacaaacacaaaaaagtgTCTTACTTgagagtgaatgtgtgtgtgtgcgtgtgcatgtgcacacatgtgcacgtTTGTATGTATGGAAATAAACTTATAAATGGGGACGTATTGGAGAAGGAAATACATAGACCTACAACTTTGAGCAAATAGCAGCGATGTTTTAGGAACTGAAATGTCACACTTAAAGCCTTCAGCCCAGCTACTTCCCTATTTTTGTGGGGAGAAGAGGGCCTGATTAGAACTGTTCTGGTTGTGTTTGGCGGGAGGGGAATAATTTTTGTTCAGTCCTTCTTAGTGaccaaactttaatttttaagagtaatATATTGACTTACtgaactgaagcattctgagTTGAAAGAAGCTCCAGAGGAGTGGAGTTCTGTGTTGCTCACATGTTAAAATGTTGCTCACCTTCAGAGCAGAGGGAATAACTATCTTCAGATATCCGTCCATTTTCATCTCTTAATTGTAGTCAAAAGTATGACTTGAGAGTGTTGCTCTGGTGTCTGTATTCTGGGTTCTGaagattatttgaaaaataccTCTTACTACATTGAAatgcagacttttaaaaatttaaatattggaTTAGGCAGTCAAAAAAACCAAGCAAGCATAAAAGGTCAATAAGTTGTAATCTTGATAGTAAAGGTGGAAAACTTattataaatggaaagaaagttttgatttccttttttatttgatgGGCAGTATGCCATATTATACCCAAAGTtcgtttaaaaaatatttccatcaattatctttatt
It includes:
- the LOC100443330 gene encoding dehydrodolichyl diphosphate synthase complex subunit NUS1-like, encoding MTRLYELVWWVLHALLYLHRTLTSWLRVGFGTWNWIWRRCCRAASAAVLAPLGFTLRQPRAVGRNRRHHRHPRGGSCLAAAHHRMRWRADGRSLEKLPVHMGLVITQVEQEPSFSDIASLVVWCMAVGISYISVYDHQGIFKRNNSRLMDEILKQQQELLGLDCSKYSPEFANSSDKDDQVLNCHLAVKVLSPEDGKADILRAAQDFCQLVAQKQKRPTDLDVDTLGSLLSSNGCPDPDLVLKFGPVDSTLGFLPWHIRLTEIVSLPSHLNISYEDFFSALRQYAACEQRLGK